GACTCTGGCCGCCCTTGAAGACCAGCGATTTCACGATCTGCCCAGGCTGGCATCCTACGGCCTGCGCCGCCTCTTTCGCCGTTCGCGTCGAAGCGGGCAACTCTACCACCTGATGCGCGAACCCCTGCTGCTGCAAGATGTCCTGAAAGCGCCGCGCGCTGGCGCTCAACTCTTCTGGCACGCTGCGCTCCTTCTGGCTGCTCGCGTCACGCGAGCGTTTCCTTGTGCGCTCATTGCAAATAGTCCAGTGCGGCGCGGACCATGACCTCAACGCCGACAGGCAGACCACCCTCGTCAATCTTAAAGCGTGGACTGTGATGCGGCGCGTCGCAGCCAGTGGCCTGATTCTGCACGCCAACGATGAAATAGCAGCCAGGGACGGCATCGAGGAACAGGGCCATATCGTCGCTGCCAGTGGTCAATTGGTCGTCGCGGATGTTGTGCGCGCCCACCGTCTCAGCAGCGGCCCGCTCTACCAGGCGGGCCATGTTCGCATCACTGACACAGGGCGGGCAGCCGCGTACCATCTCAACATCAACCGAGGCGCGCATAGCCGCGCCCACGCTTTCAGCAACCTCTTTGATACGTGTCTCCAGATGGGTACGGTCCGCTTCGGAGTAGGCGCGGAACGTGCCTTCCAGCACGACTTCATCGGGGATGATATTAAAGGCGGTCCCGCCGTGAATACTGCCGACGGTCACAGCGGTGGGGCTGAAGGGCGAGACTTCGCGGCTGACGAGCGACTGGAGGGCGACGACGATCTGCGAAGCAGCCAGGATGGGGTCAACGGAGAGATTGGGCATCGCTCCATGACCGCCGCGCCCGCGCACGCGCAGCGTGAAAGCGTCGGCGCTGGCGAATGTGGCTCCGGCGCGCACGCCTACCTGCCCGACGGGGAGGCCGCTCAGCAGGTGCAGCCCGATCACCGCGTCAACATCGGGGTTTTTCAGCGCGCCATCAGCGATCATAGGCTGCGCGCCACCGATGCGCTCCTCTGCGGGCTGGAAGAGGAAGGTGACATTGCCGCGTAGCTGGTCGCGGCGGCTCGCCAGAATATCGGCGACAGTCAAACCGATGGCGGTATGGCCGTCGTGGCCGCAGGCGTGCATTTTACCGGGCGTTTTGGACTTGAAGGGCAGATCGTTCTCTTCTTGAATCGGCAGCGCGTCAATATCGGCGCGGATAGCCAGCGTTTTGCCGGGCTGGCCGCCGCGCAGCACGCCAACCACGCCGGTTTTGCCGATGCCGGTACGCACTTCCAGCCCACTGCCGCGCAGGCGCTCGGCGACGATGCCAGCGGTGCGCGTCTCTTCCATCGCCAGTTCAGGGTGCTGATGAAAGTCGCGGCGCAGATCTATCAAGGCACTGTGACGCTGAGCGATCTCCTGTTTGACATCCATTAAGAGCGGCTCCTTTGCAAGCATAAGATAAGGGAACAGATGGCAGCCTGGACCCTTATCTTAACCCTTCCGTCAACGTTTTTGCCAGCCCCCACATACTGGTGGGTTCTACCAAAAAGCGGCGGCCTGTGTACCGCCGCCGTCTCGGCGGCTCGCCATCTGTAGCGCCGCCGTCTCGGCGGCCAACGCTGCGCCAGGGCGAGCGTTCGCCCGCCAAGCCACGGCGCCAGCAGGCCAACGCTGGCCGCCGAGACGGCGGCGCTACCAGCGGCAACCCCCGATCATTGGTGGAACCGAAAAGTGGCTACTTCAGCACGCGATCAAAGGCGTGGCGCAGCGCCCAGGCGCGCTCATCCACATCGCTGAGCATCTGCGCCTCGGTCAGCCCTTTTTTCAGGGTATCGAGCGCGCGCGCCTGGCCCGGAAAGCCGCGACTGATCTGCGCATTGACCAGCGTAAGCGCAGTAGCAAGATAGAGCCGGGCGCAGCCAGCACTATCACCCCGATTATAACGCGGCGCTCCAACAGAGATCGCGCCTTCGATGGCCGTCTGCATCTCGCTGAGAGAGCCAATCGCTGCGATGTCGGGGAGTTCCAGAAGCGCCAGCAGGTATTCTTGAATCTCGGTCAGAGGCATAGGGGCCATTACTTCCACCAGCGGGCGGCTCCGCTGGCGGGCGGCGAGGGTGAAAGCTTCGGTAGCAGCGAGCGGGCCAGATGATAGGTCGGCCAGCGGGCGCAGCAGGGCCAGCGCCGCTCTCGGCCAGCCAGGGCCGGATTCCTCGGGGGTTTCCAGCAGGAGGGCCAGCGCCAGGCAGGCATGAGTATAAAATGTCTGGCGCTCGTTCAGATTTTTCTGCTGCTCGGCCCGCGCCATGATGCCCTGGATGGCGGTTTTCAGTGAGAGAAGCTGCATAGAAGAAATCTCCAGAAATGAAGGACGCAATGCGCGGACGTGAACCATACATTTTCCAAACAAGCGCGGGGGGTAAAAACTGATGTCCTTACATACTGACTGTTTTGCCCTCTTGATCGTTACAACCCAACCTTTATGAAGTAGCACAGAAATGCAAGCAAAAACAATGCCCCTATCGGCACGTTGGAGCGCATTCGCGCCAGCAGCGCATGGATCGGGCCAGTCGGGCAGATGTCTGCCCTTAGCGCCGATCAAACTGGCGAGCCAGCGCCGCCAGGCTGAGATGAACCATCGTAGGGCGGCCATGACAGCAGCTATAGCGGGCATCCACCTGTTCCAACTGGCCGATCAAGGCGCGCATCTCTTCAAGCGAGAGGCTGTCGCCTGCTTTAATGGCGGCTTTGCAGGCCACGTTTGCCAGGGCATGTTCTTCCCAGGTCTCGCTGTGGCCGCCGCTGGTTTCCCGATAGCCCGCCAGTTCCAGCAGCAGTTCGCGCAGTTCGTCAGCGCCAGCGCGGGCCTGTTTGGCAAGCGGGCCGGGCACAGCGCGCGCCAGCAGTGTCGCCGGACCAAAGGGTTCCAGATCAAAGCCAATCGCTCGCAGCGCCTCCAACCGATCTTCGATGGCCTCGCGCTCGCGGGGCGCGCATTCCAGCGGCAGCGGGCTGAGCAAGAACTGCACCGTTGCCGCTCGCGCCTGCATGCCAGTGATCATCTCTTCCAGCAGCACGCGCTCATGCGCGGCATGTTGATCGATCAGATACAGCCCATCCGGGCCTTCGGTCACGACATAACTCTGAGCAAGCTGGCCCAGCACACGCAGGGCCGGAAGGCGTCCCGTCGTCTGAAACCGCTCGTGCGCGCCCGGTGTGGGGACATGAAAACCTGCGGCGCTGCCTCTGGCGCGCTCGCCGCGCTCCCAGGGCGTTCTGGCTGGATCGCGGCCCGCTGCTCCAGGCCAGCCTCCAGAGAACGACCCCCAGAGCGGCCCTTGCGCGAAGGTGGGCTGCGCGGGTGGCGCGCCTGGGCTGGCTTCATCGGCAGTTTCTGCTGACGGCCAGGCTTCGCGCGCCGGGACATCAGGTTCGCCAGGCGCGCCAGCGCCCGGTATGGGCACTGCTATGTCCGGCCAGGCGGACGCGGAGAAAGCGCGATCAGTCAGGCGCGGCGCTTCGCTGATCTCCAGCAAGGCGGCACGCACCGCCCGCTGCACAGTGGCATAGACCTGGCGTTCGCGCAGGAACTTGACCTCGGTTTTGGCGGGATGAACGTTGACATCCAGCAGCGCGGGGTCCAGCCGAATGTTGAGAACGGCGATGGGATGCCGTCCCGCCAACAGGAGCGAGTGATAGGCTTCTTCGACGGCGAAATTGAGCATGCGGCTCTGCACCCAGCGCCGGTTGACAAAGAACGAGAGATACTGGCGGCTGGACTTGTAGCAGCTTGGGCGGCTGATGTAGCCGGAGACGCGCGGCGGAGGGTTGGCCTCGTCGGACGGCTCACGCTCCTCGCTCTGCGCTTCAATCATCTGATCGGCAATCTCCAGGCCATAGACGGCGATCAGCGCGCTCAACAGCTTGCCATCGCCAGAGGCGCTGAAGACCTGGCGACCTTCACTGGAGACGTTGAAGCGGATTTCGGGATAGGCCATCGCGTATTGTTGCAGCAGGTGCAGGCAGTGGCCGGTTTCGGTTGCGCGGCTTTTGAGGAACTTCAGGCGCGCGGGAACGCTGGCGAAGAGG
This genomic window from Ktedonobacterales bacterium contains:
- a CDS encoding M20 family metallopeptidase, producing MDVKQEIAQRHSALIDLRRDFHQHPELAMEETRTAGIVAERLRGSGLEVRTGIGKTGVVGVLRGGQPGKTLAIRADIDALPIQEENDLPFKSKTPGKMHACGHDGHTAIGLTVADILASRRDQLRGNVTFLFQPAEERIGGAQPMIADGALKNPDVDAVIGLHLLSGLPVGQVGVRAGATFASADAFTLRVRGRGGHGAMPNLSVDPILAASQIVVALQSLVSREVSPFSPTAVTVGSIHGGTAFNIIPDEVVLEGTFRAYSEADRTHLETRIKEVAESVGAAMRASVDVEMVRGCPPCVSDANMARLVERAAAETVGAHNIRDDQLTTGSDDMALFLDAVPGCYFIVGVQNQATGCDAPHHSPRFKIDEGGLPVGVEVMVRAALDYLQ
- the mutL gene encoding DNA mismatch repair endonuclease MutL; translation: MPIHLLPTDVAAKIAAGEVVERPASVVKELLENAIDAGATSIRVDLQDGGLRLIRVSDNGRGIHADELALALARHATSKIQALDDLERIQTLGFRGEALASIAAVSQFTLTSRPAEAEIAAAITASGSAAGQVSKTGAPAGTTVIVRDLFASVPARLKFLKSRATETGHCLHLLQQYAMAYPEIRFNVSSEGRQVFSASGDGKLLSALIAVYGLEIADQMIEAQSEEREPSDEANPPPRVSGYISRPSCYKSSRQYLSFFVNRRWVQSRMLNFAVEEAYHSLLLAGRHPIAVLNIRLDPALLDVNVHPAKTEVKFLRERQVYATVQRAVRAALLEISEAPRLTDRAFSASAWPDIAVPIPGAGAPGEPDVPAREAWPSAETADEASPGAPPAQPTFAQGPLWGSFSGGWPGAAGRDPARTPWERGERARGSAAGFHVPTPGAHERFQTTGRLPALRVLGQLAQSYVVTEGPDGLYLIDQHAAHERVLLEEMITGMQARAATVQFLLSPLPLECAPREREAIEDRLEALRAIGFDLEPFGPATLLARAVPGPLAKQARAGADELRELLLELAGYRETSGGHSETWEEHALANVACKAAIKAGDSLSLEEMRALIGQLEQVDARYSCCHGRPTMVHLSLAALARQFDRR